The following are encoded together in the Deinococcus soli (ex Cha et al. 2016) genome:
- a CDS encoding GNAT family N-acetyltransferase, which produces MTESLTPRVTLKPLLDFTPHEWRVLHGFFRDRELADWNDAKPIRLPGFLFRRIMQDEERTGERHGFGVMDEHGTLIGSAELYDLRPSPPLTPTTATLGVMIGVPSLWGQGYGREAVQALLRWAFTRRDPALNRIRLTTFGHNRRAQRAFLACGFREVHRTEREGRTDVHMELTRPEWLAAHAPGGSE; this is translated from the coding sequence ATGACCGAATCCCTCACGCCTCGCGTCACCCTGAAACCCCTGCTGGACTTCACGCCGCACGAGTGGCGCGTCCTGCACGGCTTCTTCCGCGACCGGGAACTGGCCGACTGGAACGACGCCAAACCCATCCGCCTGCCCGGTTTCCTGTTCCGCCGCATCATGCAGGACGAGGAACGCACCGGCGAACGCCACGGCTTCGGCGTCATGGACGAGCACGGCACCCTGATCGGCAGCGCCGAACTGTACGACCTGCGGCCCTCGCCGCCCCTCACGCCGACCACCGCCACGCTGGGCGTCATGATCGGCGTGCCCAGCCTGTGGGGCCAGGGTTACGGGCGCGAGGCCGTGCAGGCGCTCCTCCGCTGGGCCTTCACGCGGCGCGACCCTGCCCTGAACCGCATCCGCCTGACCACCTTCGGGCACAACCGCCGCGCCCAGCGGGCCTTCCTCGCCTGCGGGTTCCGTGAGGTCCACCGCACTGAACGCGAGGGCCGCACCGACGTGCACATGGAACTCACCCGCCCCGAATGGCTGGCCGCGCACGCGCCCGGCGGGTCAGAATAG